A stretch of Lachancea thermotolerans CBS 6340 chromosome D complete sequence DNA encodes these proteins:
- a CDS encoding KLTH0D03146p (conserved hypothetical protein) codes for MSSDIGKTELLAKLERLDQEINDYFDLTLDKARLRYKRVGRGNKVKVVDKIQEKRVAVQKWRDSVKTDYETAVTKFKRAWDLLQNNPELDLCAVTDNLGNSRIFQVHKLGAVLENVSLTNLEVSALKQHDTEFPRTLASMGASKEDYDGFLEWQVNILGRSATLYEQLPKVYWNSHKYQWSKNSYRICATAKNLGSYATYCKFFSKLGICTNANCKFVHDPRNIAACKDFLASDNCKYGSKCRLSHKLGNEYVTPHCKDFAQRSCKFERGAEQWTQSREQDSAVCCRYIHSTIVNSSYPVCRQFAHMGFCYRGLHCKFPHYLECPDSNYTSTCFLNHCKFPHIERKVLPDERAVALIDIPSSCLLLPPAREKDHRAPNSSWYGLRTKQQSINIKDGPGEKFTTEAVPALQLEPGSSTDDVSSSEVSSTGSSDISSDELDADFIKL; via the coding sequence ATGAGTTCTGATATAGGGAAGACAGAGTTACTTGCAAAACTCGAAAGATTGGATCAAGAGATAAATGACTATTTTGACTTAACTTTAGACAAGGCGAGACTGAGGTACAAACGAGTTGGCCGAGGAAACAAGGTCAAGGTTGTTGATaaaatccaagaaaaaagagtAGCTGTCCAGAAATGGCGCGATAGTGTCAAGACTGATTATGAGACTGCGGTGACAAAGTTTAAAAGAGCATGGGATTTGCTCCAGAACAACCCCGAATTAGACCTCTGTGCGGTGACCGATAACCTAGGCAACTCCAGGATCTTTCAAGTCCATAAGCTCGGCGCggttcttgaaaatgtgAGCCTCACAAATCTCGAGGTTTCGGCGCTCAAGCAGCATGATACGGAATTTCCGCGAACCCTGGCGTCAATGGGGGCTAGCAAAGAAGACTACGACGGATTTTTGGAGTGGCAAGTCAATATCTTGGGGAGGAGCGCGACTTTATACGAGCAGCTGCCCAAGGTCTATTGGAATTCACACAAATATCAGTGGAGCAAAAACTCATACCGGATATGTGCTACAGCCAAAAACCTCGGATCCTATGCTACTTACTGCAAGTTCTTTAGCAAGCTAGGGATATGCACCAACGCCAACTGCAAATTTGTGCATGATCCGCGCAACATAGCGGCTTGCAAGGATTTTTTGGCTAGCGACAATTGTAAATACGGAAGCAAATGCCGGCTATCCCACAAATTAGGGAATGAGTATGTGACCCCGCATTGCAAGGATTTTGCTCAGCGCTCATGTAAATTTGAGCGCGGCGCGGAACAATGGACCCAGAGCCGCGAGCAAGATAGTGCTGTTTGCTGTCGTTACATCCACTCAACAATCGTGAATTCTTCTTACCCTGTTTGCAGGCAGTTTGCTCATATGGGATTCTGTTATCGCGGGCTTCACTGCAAGTTTCCGCACTACCTGGAGTGCCCCGACTCAAACTACACTTCTACTTGTTTCCTCAACCATTGTAAGTTCCCGCATATTGAACGCAAGGTCTTGCCAGACGAAAGAGCTGTCGCACTTATAGATATACCGTCCAGCTGCCTCTTGCTCCCTCCGGCACGGGAGAAGGATCACAGAGCGCCTAATAGCTCCTGGTATGGACTGCGAACCAAGCAACAAAGCATCAACATTAAAGACGGACCTGGTGAAAAATTCACCACTGAAGCCGTCCCTGCACTCCAGCTAGAACCAGGATCGTCAACCGATGATGTATCTTCAAGTGAAGTTTCAAGCACTGGGTCATCTGACATTTCAAGCGATGAACTGGACGCCGATTTCATTAAGCTATAA
- the RQT4 gene encoding Rqt4p (similar to uniprot|P36119 Saccharomyces cerevisiae YKR023W Hypothetical ORF), producing the protein MGKSSAISFAVREIPHIIPIDEESARQLCEQILSEYGEDPQAIAEKFMDILGPEDASLNFVLQFTEKLSHEESEKASKSALSPKPSTKNDTFASRSGRQGVNKPESAELRKSEEPSGVPAAPKANAPRKAVVRPSTRPNPKESSKKASKTRKVQSLTEIDDILKALELEQTESDPTKYACNCQGTRHPLFEVAPNCLSCGKIICLREGLNLNHCTFCHTEFLSAEERAQIIEVLNQEKQDLESSKPVAALEKPKKPKGYKITSGAGTNLFSEQDKLFDRVEKERQRELKRAEVLEGIDKEQSKAMHSQNGEDNADPELKVAQERLEKLLHFQDTSAQRTKIIDNASDFSMSNDGSVWGSAQDRALLLKKQQRNMRRWEKLERERHGGRDKVVMDLSIGKDGKVTMTEARRAPKTAHAFDEENVEDISDEEDLQDLQEITELKSTLMDEKKRIDKDLESNVWDPEKDKKQFQKPVYVNNESEISPEKGKPEKDGTRDRGWKNRVQISQGDENSLEQNILAVL; encoded by the coding sequence ATGGGCAAAAGCAGTGCGATTAGTTTCGCAGTAAGGGAGATTCCCCACATTATACCGATagatgaagaaagcgcgCGTCAACTATGCGAGCAGATCCTATCAGAGTATGGAGAAGACCCGCAAGCTATCGCTGAGAAGTTTATGGACATCTTGGGTCCAGAGGATGCTTCATTGAACTTTGTACTACAGTTTACCGAAAAGCTCAGCCATGAAGAGAGTGAAAAGGCTTCGAAAAGCGCCTTGTCTCCCAAACCCAGCACAAAGAATGATACTTTCGCCTCCAGGTCTGGCCGCCAGGGCGTGAATAAACCCGAGTCCGCGGAACTGCGAAAAAGCGAAGAACCAAGTGGCGTCCCCGCGGCACCCAAAGCCAATGCACCAAGAAAAGCAGTTGTTCGTCCAAGCACGAGACCCAACCCCAAAGAAAGCTCCAAAAAGGCCTCCAAAACGAGGAAAGTGCAAAGTTTAACGGAAATTGATGATATTCTTAAAGCGCTAGAGCTTGAACAGACTGAATCAGATCCAACTAAATATGCCTGCAACTGCCAAGGCACTAGACACCCACTTTTCGAAGTCGCACCAAACTGCTTATCATGCGGCAAAATCATCTGTTTAAGAGAAGGCCTCAACCTGAACCATTGCACTTTCTGTCACACTGAATTTTTGTCAGCGGAAGAAAGGGCACAGATTATCGAGGTTTTGaaccaagaaaaacaagacctGGAGTCATCAAAACCTGTAGCCGCTCTCGAGAAACCCAAAAAACCAAAAGGTTATAAAATTACTTCCGGCGCGGGAACAAACCTCTTCTCAGAGCAGgacaaactttttgatAGGGTCGAAAAGGAGAGGCAGCGGGAACTAAAGAGAGctgaagtacttgaaggTATTGATAAAGAACAAAGCAAGGCTATGCATTCTCAAAACGGTGAAGACAACGCGGATCCAGAGCTAAAagttgctcaagaaagacTCGAGAAGCTGTTACATTTCCAAGATACTTCTGCTCAGCGTACCAAAATCATTGATAACGCCAGTGACTTTAGTATGAGCAATGATGGGAGCGTATGGGGTAGTGCTCAAGATCGTGCTTTgttgctcaaaaagcagcagaggaATATGAGGAGGTGGGAAAAACTTGAGCGCGAGCGTCACGGCGGTCGGGACAAAGTCGTAATGGACTTGAGTATAGGGAAGGATGGTAAAGTTACAATGACGGAAGCTAGACGTGCCCCCAAAACAGCTCAcgcttttgatgaagaaaacgtTGAGGACATAagtgacgaagaagacCTGCAAGATCTGCAGGAGATTACCGAGCTTAAAAGCACTCTTATGGatgagaaaaaaaggaTAGACAAGGACTTAGAATCGAATGTTTGGGACcctgaaaaagacaagaagcaatttcaaaaacctgtATACGTGAACAACGAAAGCGAAATCAGCCCTGAGAAAGGCAAGCCGGAAAAAGACGGTACTAGAGATCGTGGGTGGAAGAATAGGGTTCAGATTAGTCAAGGTGACGAGAACTCTTTGGAACAGAACATCCTCGCTGTTCTTTAA
- the DBP7 gene encoding putative ATP-dependent RNA helicase (similar to uniprot|P36120 Saccharomyces cerevisiae YKR024C DBP7 Putative ATP-dependent RNA helicase of the DEAD-box family involved in ribosomal biogenesis), which produces MSDDDGMMLLNLDTTSSVDQTPGKVKVSGGRWKDRRKAKAMLNGKSVNSKDDRLVTSGSVKRPVSTEQGVEERKEQPARKQAKKVQIKATPADQQIVSSLFTSNRGIVTSINNNVHDENSGVGPSNAPLLQDSFEALGITSPLLQHLSEVMHITKPTRVQKMSIPTLLEADNDVFVHAQTGSGKTLAFLLPILSRILSMGARVDRQSGCFGMIITPTRELASQIHSVMLTLTKCCHYLIPCLLIGGERKKSEKARLRKGCNFIIGTPGRILDHLQNTQVIKEQLSSSLRYLVLDEGDKLMELGFEETITQIIKFLYEVPLNHFKYPELPKRIIHVLCSATLKGGVNKLGNLALQDYKLISSGRKQQEVNTVPDQLIQKIVMVPPKLRLVTLAAELNNITVRHLASETGETRRTIVFLSCSDSVEFHYAAFSSDSGHGRALVGDSVKVLSGNSTSLPCLADVSQPSVVCYKLHGSLSQQIRTATLKSFSSDSDATKGKHLIMFCTDVASRGLDLPCVSSVIEMDPPFAVEDHLHRIGRTARAGVSGESLLFLLPGEEEGYMDHIKPHHPQGWKLLKYDVDILKPAFMESKVQRSDGVSGKPISDEWDNNATTWHLNIERRVLGDPTFKEIAAKGYTSHIRAYATHLSQEKKFFSIKCLHLGHLAKSFALRERPKVMGGMNAKNSANGEQKKPKETSKSKMLRMAKKALDQSMSEFNY; this is translated from the coding sequence ATGTCTGACGATGATGGCATGATGCTCCTCAATCTTGACACAACTTCCAGTGTCGACCAAACCCCCGGAAAGGTCAAGGTCAGTGGTGGCCGGTGGAAAGACAGACGCAAGGCCAAAGCCATGCTCAATGGGAAAAGCGTCAACAGTAAGGATGATAGACTGGTAACCAGTGGCTCGGTCAAAAGGCCTGTCTCTACAGAACAAGGTGtcgaagaaagaaaagagcAGCCCGCTCGCAAACAGGCGAAAAAAGTGCAAATCAAAGCTACACCAGCAGATCAGCAAATAGTATCGTCCTTGTTCACATCAAACCGTGGAATCGTCACATCTATAAACAACAATGTGCATGATGAAAACTCAGGTGTTGGCCCTTCTAACGCACCTCTACTGCAAGACTCTTTCGAAGCCCTGGGCATAACTTCACCTCTTTTACAACACTTAAGTGAAGTAATGCATATTACCAAACCTACCCGGGTTCAGAAAATGAGCATTCCTACCCTTTTGGAGGCTGATAACGATGTTTTTGTACATGCTCAAACAGGCTCTGGTAAAACTTTAGCGTTTTTACTGCCTATCCTCAGCAGGATCTTGTCGATGGGCGCACGCGTTGACCGCCAATCAGGCTGCTTTGGTATGATTATCACGCCCACAAGGGAGCTTGCTTCCCAGATCCATTCTGTGATGCTGACTCTCACCAAGTGTTGCCACTACCTGATTCCATGTCTACTAATTGGTGGGGAACGTAAGAAATCTGAAAAAGCGAGGTTGAGAAAGGGTTGCAACTTCATTATAGGAACGCCTGGCCGGATTCTCGATCATTTGCAAAATACCCAGGTCATAAAAGAACAGTTAAGTTCCTCTTTGAGATATCTGGTTTTGGACGAAGGTGATAAATTGATGGAATTGGGTTTCGAGGAAACGATTACCCAAATCATCAAGTTCCTATATGAGGTTCCTCTCAACCATTTTAAATATCCTGAACTTCCCAAAAGAATTATCCATGTTTTGTGCAGTGCCACGCTAAAAGGTGGTGTTAATAAACTCGGGAACTTAGCGCTACAAGACTACAAGCTCATCAGTAGTGGAAGAaagcaacaagaagtcaaTACGGTCCCTGACCAATTGATTCAAAAGATAGTCATGGTCCCTCCTAAACTGCGTTTGGTGACGTTAGCTGCAGAATTAAACAACATAACGGTAAGACATCTAGCATCTGAAACCGGAGAAACCAGACGAACAATCGTTTTCTTATCTTGCTCCGACAGTGTGGAGTTTCATTATGCTGCGTTTTCTTCTGATAGTGGTCATGGGAGAGCCCTAGTCGGGGATTCTGTGAAAGTTTTATCAGGAAACTCAACATCTTTGCCTTGCCTTGCGGACGTTTCTCAGCCTTCGGTTGTGTGTTACAAGCTCCATGGTTCTCTTTCACAGCAGATCCGTACGGcgactttgaagagcttctctAGCGACTCTGACGCAACAAAAGGCAAACATTTGATTATGTTCTGTACCGATGTGGCAAGCAGAGGATTAGACTTGCCCTGTGTGAGCTCAGTCATAGAAATGGACCCTCCCTTTGCAGTGGAAGATCATCTGCATAGAATTGGTCGTACTGCGCGTGCTGGTGTGAGCGGTGAGTcccttcttttcctcttgccgggcgaagaagagggctACATGGACCATATTAAGCCTCACCACCCTCAGGGGTGGAAGTTGCTGAAATATGATGTCGACATCTTAAAGCCCGCGTTCATGGAAtccaaagttcaaagaagtGATGGTGTCTCTGGTAAGCCAATTTCAGATGAGTGGGACAACAACGCTACTACTTGGCACTTGAacattgaaagaagagtTCTTGGGGACCCAAcgttcaaagaaattgcAGCTAAAGGCTACACAAGTCACATTAGGGCGTATGCTACTCATTTGTCGcaggagaagaagttcttcagcatAAAATGCCTACATTTAGGGCACCTTGCGAAAAGTTTTGCCCTCAGAGAAAGGCCTAAAGTAATGGGTGGCATGAATGCAAAGAATAGCGCTAATGGTgagcagaaaaagccaaaggAGACTTCTAAGTCAAAAATGCTGCGCATGGCCAAAAAGGCTCTCGATCAAAGCATGAGTGAATTCAACTATTAA
- the RPC37 gene encoding DNA-directed RNA polymerase III subunit C37 (similar to uniprot|P36121 Saccharomyces cerevisiae YKR025W RPC37 RNA polymerase III subunit C37) encodes MSEQIENQLFVTEDSGDVVMEDANLQESEEGDPIVREIPINLTNGPFPLHILQYPNKPKKNGNDPVLHPPVSQVRYKSKSSLWELDVPVNTEIFYDKNRAEDEWDSVAQQTLKGVGVQTEGQYVGMVVDEEVYLLPVQAVAQMRPFFKYIDTVAQSKRENEARGAQPSNPAARRAQVVTMSVKSSSEANQPRLGGALLAHKVADEEPPQDLEWIEGTFNQFRESVITEDSRTMMLPLGDENDYLSKAM; translated from the coding sequence ATGTCTGAGCAAATTGAAAATCAGCTCTTTGTGACTGAAGATAGTGGTGATGTGGTTATGGAGGATGCCAACCTTCAAGAGAGCGAGGAGGGCGATCCAATAGTTCGTGAAATACCTATAAACCTAACTAATGGCCCTTTCCCTCTCCATATCCTCCAGTATCCAAATAAGCCCAAGAAGAATGGAAACGACCCAGTCCTACACCCACCTGTTAGCCAGGTTCGCTAcaaatcaaaatcttcACTTTGGGAATTGGACGTACCTGTCAATACAGAGATTTTCTACGACAAGAATCGTGCAGAGGATGAATGGGATTCAGTTGCTCAACAGACGCTGAAGGGCGTTGGCGTCCAAACAGAAGGGCAGTATGTTGGTATGGtagttgatgaagaggtGTACCTACTTCCTGTACAGGCCGTGGCTCAAATGAGaccatttttcaaatacaTCGACACTGTTGCTCAGTCAAAGCGTGAAAACGAGGCGAGGGGTGCACAACCAAGTAACCCTGCCGCAAGGAGGGCCCAGGTAGTCACCATGTCCGTAAAAAGCAGTAGTGAGGCCAACCAACCTAGACTTGGTGGTGCGTTGCTAGCACACAAGGTCGCGGATGAGGAGCCGCCTCAAGACCTCGAATGGATCGAGGGCACTTTTAACCAATTTCGCGAAAGCGTAATCACCGAGGACTCCAGAACAATGATGCTGCCGCTAGGGGACGAAAACGACTATTTATCAAAAGCTATGTAG